In Pithys albifrons albifrons isolate INPA30051 chromosome 6, PitAlb_v1, whole genome shotgun sequence, a single genomic region encodes these proteins:
- the PHRF1 gene encoding PHD and RING finger domain-containing protein 1 isoform X1 translates to MKSAFLQGADFQCPAMDEDSQDELINKNAALGKGKRQCLALLSETESNGGHSCDSEDDTRSEEEDTEEEGGEEDKEESEDEELEDCEDDDEEEEEEEEPEAAVEGMTDSLKLEPHLNAASISSDEDSENCPICLNTFRDQAVGTPENCSHYFCLDCIVEWSKNANSCPVDRILFKYISIRAHFGGKILKKIPVENTKTQGGDGEDDPTFCEVCGRSDREDRLLLCDGCDAGYHMECLNPPLSEVPVDEWFCPACAPMGASAAADTDHVSEEEVAALVADVVPTTSRLRPHVRTRAIARTRQSERVRATVNRNRITTAQRIQHVPRYLMSSLLDETIEAVVAGLNTAIYQRPLTPRAPTRQKRKTGRRKKVRGKKRTQTKSAGKKSSGTQLKRHKRLTKKRRGKKTRVRSHAKNEVSTRSRIARTLGLSKPVRGASLPSMYRPLEPSLGLMRADIGAASLSVFGDPYELDPYESNEEVPAHPDSPVSAKRRILSQSALRSHRPVARPISVGLPRSSVPALSPEQEAEAAPVPDLLGSILSGQSLLMMSSSDVVINRDGSLTAKKAVPLHRKSASDSRVDDGSGHNTQPSTVHSGTTASSSIAGPSISSGLSTHTRPFSSSLFSSPSPSLSRIESAANPAQTASEKATIKSEYSMAPRSVQTQNIATLIRHSSKLDEMPRFNGKSKSFVPSDSSSKPLHCNLNSGPKAVSVRPPLKPPSKRIDIFELPRIPKIKKETSSKQVEQEPTGSQSCDIPSSCITQLTGKESTNQPGKGSKVESQKSNSKEPQQQTRTSGVSFSTSTGVYSSSSLLGTSRSKGPGSFESFKINIPGNAGPPSRLSNPGFCNTFRPVDDVQQKESPSPLFSVKKKQVKSEIYDPFEPTGSDSSSANSSPERLGSGIPLTNITRTISIDNPKVQTFQTVRRFTPYRVENIFGSEADSDVPSGNTESRDDVAVESRIVEQISDTEERDNMDEDDFLSSPCTSSTVKQISNTECVKEENKEGPNVFFNAEELIRPNINVKLEPDSPSKTDGQQKVQKVEQTERRSRSRSCSNSSSRSKKKLKRKKALVKERKRSRSESRDRAHSRDRSSRSSSWSAGEERDKTYTLKSKSRRSSTDRSSSHERSKKKKVKDKTKDKKAKTSWSRERRKSRSRSGSPGSTSEFYENRKKKRRSRSRSRRRDHSRSNSTERTKRRKHRRDKSYERYDKDSSLRSRDRKRSRSRSRERRKWRSRSRSATRSWEHKSSKSKDKRPRSRSRSKEKKHRSKETSLPPPPEKDQKPALENLSRCPEQPHSLKQEPKDELVLEELSITIEPKVQLEEIQTETTVQLQEVQETIKVEPICQEVANETAFPVPEITNICVPTGNVDSFAETELLSSTDQAMLSSCGNANVEITVKIENTALCPSLMDQPPKKEVIMHLPNEAAPIQSLSKSKITDCVREVKEECLVSNEKTSNFTKPELEVVPQGPALKSKAPVKRVTWNLQEEEGSTLSSGKAPRMPFYKLQRAKEGAWKAEDLNQTLNQVYCQNIPLTPPLPSSLPPYAPVSQPTVQFIMQGSLPALGCVAGQSLTPEPGSLATASEPGIQAASVGNAEEKIQAPKPPVDKTKNEEYMKKLHMQERAVEEVKLAIKPFYQKREITKEEYKNILRKAVQKICHSKSGEINPMKVANLVKAYVEKYKHMRKHKKTDGEDIREVEN, encoded by the exons AttgtgaagatgatgatgaagaagaggaagaggaggaagagccCGAGGCTGCTGTGGAGGGAATGACTGATTCTTTGAAATTAGAGCCACACTTAAATGCAGCGAGCATCTCCTCTGATGAGGACAGTGAAAACTGCCCCATTTGCCTCAACACATTTAGGGATCAGGCTGTGGGGACTCCTGAGAACTGTTCCCATTACTTCTGCTTGGACTGCATCGTGGAGTGGTCTAAG aatGCAAACTCCTGTCCAGTGGATCGAATCCTCTTTAAGTACATTAGCATTCGAGCACATTTTGGTGGCAAAATCTTAAAAAAG ATTCCTGTTGAGAACACGAAAACTCAGGGTGGTGATGGAGAGGATGATCCAACCTTCTGTGAGGTGTGTGGCAGAAGTGACCGTGAGGATCGCCTGCTGCTCTGTGATGGCTGTGATGCAGG gtatcACATGGAATGCCTAAATCCTCCTCTCAGTGAAGTCCCTGTAGATGAATGGTTCTGTCCAGCCTGTGCCCCTATgggtgccagtgctgctgcag ATACAGATCATGTCAGTGAGGAGGAGGTGGCTGCCCTCGTGGCCGATGTTGTCCCCACCACCAGTAGGCTGCGCCCTCATGTCCGAACCCGAGCCATAGCAAGGACGCGGCAGAGCGAACGTGTGCGGGCGACAGTGAACAGGAACCGGATAACAACAGCACAGCGAATTCAG CACGTGCCAAGGTACCTCATGTCATCTCTTCTGGATGAAACAATTGAGGCAGTTGTAGCAGGCCTAAACACAGCCATCTACCAGCGTCCTCTTACACCACGGGCTCCTACtaggcagaaaagaaaaacag GTAGGCGGAAGAAAGtgagaggcaaaaaaagaacTCAGACAAAATCTGCTGGAAAGAAGAGTTCAGGGACACAGCTGAAGAGACACAAGCGTCTGACAAagaagagaagggggaaaaagacaAGAGTAAGATCCCAT GCGAAAAATGAGGTTTCTACTCGCTCCCGTATTGCAAGAACTCTTGGTCTCAGTAAACCTGTGCGTGGGGCTTCTCTTCCTTCCATGTACAGACCCCTGGAGCCCTCACTTGGTCTGATGAGAGCAGATATTGGTGCAGCTTCTCTGTCTGTGTTTGGGGATCCATACGAGTTGGATCCTTATGAAAG TAATGAAGAGGTTCCAGCACATCCAGATTCACCAGTGAGTGCCAAAAGGAGAATTCTCTCCCAGTCAGCACTGAGATCTCACCGTCCTGTAGCTAGACCCATTTCTGTGGGACTTCCCAG AAGCAGTGTACCTGCCCTGAGTCCTGAGCAAGAAGCAgaagctgctcctgtgcctgatCTGTTGGGAAGTATCCTGTCTGGACAGAGCTTACTCATGATGAGTAGTTCAGATGTGGTCATCAACAGAGATGGTTCACTGACAGCAAAGAAGGCAG TTCCACTTCATAGAAAATCAGCGAGTGACTCAAGAGTGGATGATGGTTCAGGGCATAACACCCAACCGAGTACAGTGCACTCAGGGACCACGGCAAGTAGCTCCATTGCTGGACCTTCCATTTCCTCGGGGTTGAGTACTCACACCAGACCCTTCTCCTCAAGCTTGTTTTCATCGCCTTCACCCTCACTGAGTAGGATTGAGTCTGCAGCAAACCCTGCACAGACTGCATCAGAAAAGGCAACTATAAAATCAGAATATTCAATGGCACCCAGGTCTGTTCAGACTCAGAACATAGCTACTTTGATTAGGCATAGCTCCAAGCTAGATGAAATGCCCAGATTTAATGGAAAATCTAAAAGCTTTGTACCCAGTGACTCATCTTCAAAGCCCCTGCACTGTAACTTGAATTCTGGCCCAAAAGCTGTAAGTGTGAGGCCGCCATTAAAACCACCTTCCAAGAGAATTGACATCTTTGAGCTTCCCAGGATaccaaagattaaaaaagaaaccagcagCAAGCAGGTGGAGCAGGAACCCACAGGAAGCCAAAGCTGTGACATCCCCAGCTCCTGTATAACCCAGCTGACTGGCAAAGAAAGCACTAATCAGCCGGGAAAGGGTAGCAAGGTGGAAAGTCAGAAGTCAAATTCCAAGGAACCTCAGCAGCAGACACGTACAAGTGGGGTGTCTTTTTCTACCAGTACTGGCGTGTATAGCAGTTCATCACTACTGGGCACTTCCAGGAGCAAAGGCCCAGGCTCTTTCGAGAGTTTTAAAATCAATATTCCTGGAAATGCCGGACCTCCAAGCAGGCTGTCTAACCCAGGATTTTGTAACACCTTCCGTCCTGTGGATGATGTGCAACAGAAAGAGAGTCCTTCACCTCTTTTCTCAGTTAAGAAAAAGCAGGTCAAAAGTGAAATATATGATCCCTTTGAGCCAACAGGATCAGATTCAAGTTCAGCAAACAGCAGTCCTGAAAGGCTTGGCTCAGGGATCCCACTGACTAATATTACCAGGACTATTTCCATTGACAATCCAAAAGTTCAAACATTTCAAACTGTCCGTCGTTTCACCCCTTACAGGgtagaaaatatatttggatCTGAGGCTGACTCTGATGTACCGTCTGGTAACACAGAGTCTCGTGATGATGTGGCAGTAGAAAGCAGGATTGTAGAACAGATCTCTGATACAGAGGAACGAGACAATATGGATGAGGATGATTTCCTAAGCAGTCCTTGCACTTCATCTACTGTTAAGCAAATTTCTAATACAGAGTGtgtaaaggaggaaaacaaagagggaCCTAATGTGTTCTTTAATGCTGAAGAATTGATTAGACCTAACATTAATGTGAAACTAGAACCAGATAGTCCCTCAAAGACTGATGGGCAGCAGAAAGTCCAAAAGGTAGAACAAACAGAGAGGCGATCACGTTCCAGATCCTGTTCTAACTCCAGCTCCCGGagcaagaaaaaattgaaaaggaaaaaagcactCGTCAAAGAGCGTAAGAGATCGCGTTCAGAGTCTAGGGACAGAGCACACTCAAGGGACCGAAGCTCCAGATCTTCCTCTTGGTCAGCTGGAGAAGAGCGTGACAAAACATACACACTGAAATCCAAGAGCAGGAGATCTTCTACTGACCGTTCTAGCAGTCATGAACGgtctaaaaaaaagaaagtgaaggatAAAACCAAggataaaaaggcaaaaacttCTTGGTCTAGGGAGAGAAGGAAGTCTAGGTCACGATCAGGTAGTCCTGGAAGTACTTCTGAGTTTtatgaaaataggaaaaagaaaagacgGTCACGATCAAGATCAAGACGGAGGGACCATTCCCGGTCAAATAGCACTGAGAGGACTAAAAGGCGGAAGCACAGGAGAGACAAAAGCTATGAGAGGTATGATAAAGACAGTAGCTTGAGGtcaagagacagaaagagatCCAGATCCAGATCTCGGGAGAGGAGAAAGTGGAGGTCTCGGTCTCGTTCTGCAACTCGATCTTGGGAGCACAAAAGCAGCAAATCAAAGGACAAAAGACCACGATCACGATCACgttccaaagaaaaaaaacacagatcAAAAGAGACCTCACTTCCTCCTCCACCAGAAAAGGATCAAAAGCCTGCCCTTGAAAATTTGAGCCGATGTCCGGAGCAACCCCATTCTCTCAAACAAGAGCCAAAGGATGAGTTAGTGCTAGAAGAGCTTTCCATTACGATTGAACCAAAAGTCCAGCTTGAGGAAATACAGACTGAGACTACAGTTCAGCTGCAAGAGGTCCAAGAAACTATAAAGGTGGAGCCCATCTGTCAGGAAGTGGCCAATGAAACTGCATTCCCTGTGCCAGAGATCACAAACATTTGTGTTCCAACTGGCAATGTGGATTCTTTTGCTGAAACAGAATTATTGAGTAGCACTGATCAAGCAATGCTTAGTAGCTGTGGCAATGCAAACGTAGAGATTACagttaaaatagaaaatacagcATTATGTCCATCTCTGATGGACCAACCTCCAAAGAAAGAAGTTATCATGCACCTTCCAAATGAGGCTGCACCAATTCAAAGCTTGTCGAAAAGCAAAATTACAGATTGTGTGAGGGAAGTTAAAGAGGAGTGCCTTGTGTCAAATGAGAAAACAAGTAATTTCACTAAGCCTGAACTGGAAGTGGTACCTCAGGGTCCAGCCTTGAAATCAAAAGCACCAGTGAAAAGAGTTACCTGGAATCTTCAAGAGGAAGAAGGCAGCACACTGTCctctggaaaagctccaa GGATGCCATTTTACAAACTTCAGCGAGCAAAAGAAGGGGCCTGGAAAGCAGAGGACTTGAACCAAACGTTAAATCAG GTGTACTGTCAAAATATCCCTTTGACGCCACCTCTGCCCTCCAGCCTTCCCCCCTACGCCCCGGTCAGCCAGCCCACAGTCCAGTTTATCATGCAGGGAAGTCTTCCAGCACTTGGCTGTGTGGCAGGACAGAGCCTCACTCCGGAGCCGGGCAGCCTGGCTACTGCATCCGAGCCAGGAATCCAAGCTGCTTCTGTtggaaatgcagaagaaaagatcCAAGCACCCAAACCTCCTGTGGATAAAACAAAAAACGAGGAA TATATGAAGAAGCTTCACATGCAGGAAAGGGCTGTGGAAGAAGTGAAACTTGCCATCAAACCATTTTACCAGAAGAGGGAGATTACAAAGGAGGAATACAAGAACATCCTTCGAAAAGCAGTGCAGAAG ATCTGTCACAGCAAAAGTGGAGAGATCAACCCTATGAAGGTGGCTAATCTGGTGAAGGCATATGtggaaaaatacaaacataTGAGGAAACATAAGAAGACTGATGGTGAAGATATACGTGAAGTGGAAAACTGA
- the PHRF1 gene encoding PHD and RING finger domain-containing protein 1 isoform X2: MDEDSQDELINKNAALGKGKRQCLALLSETESNGGHSCDSEDDTRSEEEDTEEEGGEEDKEESEDEELEDCEDDDEEEEEEEEPEAAVEGMTDSLKLEPHLNAASISSDEDSENCPICLNTFRDQAVGTPENCSHYFCLDCIVEWSKNANSCPVDRILFKYISIRAHFGGKILKKIPVENTKTQGGDGEDDPTFCEVCGRSDREDRLLLCDGCDAGYHMECLNPPLSEVPVDEWFCPACAPMGASAAADTDHVSEEEVAALVADVVPTTSRLRPHVRTRAIARTRQSERVRATVNRNRITTAQRIQHVPRYLMSSLLDETIEAVVAGLNTAIYQRPLTPRAPTRQKRKTGRRKKVRGKKRTQTKSAGKKSSGTQLKRHKRLTKKRRGKKTRVRSHAKNEVSTRSRIARTLGLSKPVRGASLPSMYRPLEPSLGLMRADIGAASLSVFGDPYELDPYESNEEVPAHPDSPVSAKRRILSQSALRSHRPVARPISVGLPRSSVPALSPEQEAEAAPVPDLLGSILSGQSLLMMSSSDVVINRDGSLTAKKAVPLHRKSASDSRVDDGSGHNTQPSTVHSGTTASSSIAGPSISSGLSTHTRPFSSSLFSSPSPSLSRIESAANPAQTASEKATIKSEYSMAPRSVQTQNIATLIRHSSKLDEMPRFNGKSKSFVPSDSSSKPLHCNLNSGPKAVSVRPPLKPPSKRIDIFELPRIPKIKKETSSKQVEQEPTGSQSCDIPSSCITQLTGKESTNQPGKGSKVESQKSNSKEPQQQTRTSGVSFSTSTGVYSSSSLLGTSRSKGPGSFESFKINIPGNAGPPSRLSNPGFCNTFRPVDDVQQKESPSPLFSVKKKQVKSEIYDPFEPTGSDSSSANSSPERLGSGIPLTNITRTISIDNPKVQTFQTVRRFTPYRVENIFGSEADSDVPSGNTESRDDVAVESRIVEQISDTEERDNMDEDDFLSSPCTSSTVKQISNTECVKEENKEGPNVFFNAEELIRPNINVKLEPDSPSKTDGQQKVQKVEQTERRSRSRSCSNSSSRSKKKLKRKKALVKERKRSRSESRDRAHSRDRSSRSSSWSAGEERDKTYTLKSKSRRSSTDRSSSHERSKKKKVKDKTKDKKAKTSWSRERRKSRSRSGSPGSTSEFYENRKKKRRSRSRSRRRDHSRSNSTERTKRRKHRRDKSYERYDKDSSLRSRDRKRSRSRSRERRKWRSRSRSATRSWEHKSSKSKDKRPRSRSRSKEKKHRSKETSLPPPPEKDQKPALENLSRCPEQPHSLKQEPKDELVLEELSITIEPKVQLEEIQTETTVQLQEVQETIKVEPICQEVANETAFPVPEITNICVPTGNVDSFAETELLSSTDQAMLSSCGNANVEITVKIENTALCPSLMDQPPKKEVIMHLPNEAAPIQSLSKSKITDCVREVKEECLVSNEKTSNFTKPELEVVPQGPALKSKAPVKRVTWNLQEEEGSTLSSGKAPRMPFYKLQRAKEGAWKAEDLNQTLNQVYCQNIPLTPPLPSSLPPYAPVSQPTVQFIMQGSLPALGCVAGQSLTPEPGSLATASEPGIQAASVGNAEEKIQAPKPPVDKTKNEEYMKKLHMQERAVEEVKLAIKPFYQKREITKEEYKNILRKAVQKICHSKSGEINPMKVANLVKAYVEKYKHMRKHKKTDGEDIREVEN; this comes from the exons AttgtgaagatgatgatgaagaagaggaagaggaggaagagccCGAGGCTGCTGTGGAGGGAATGACTGATTCTTTGAAATTAGAGCCACACTTAAATGCAGCGAGCATCTCCTCTGATGAGGACAGTGAAAACTGCCCCATTTGCCTCAACACATTTAGGGATCAGGCTGTGGGGACTCCTGAGAACTGTTCCCATTACTTCTGCTTGGACTGCATCGTGGAGTGGTCTAAG aatGCAAACTCCTGTCCAGTGGATCGAATCCTCTTTAAGTACATTAGCATTCGAGCACATTTTGGTGGCAAAATCTTAAAAAAG ATTCCTGTTGAGAACACGAAAACTCAGGGTGGTGATGGAGAGGATGATCCAACCTTCTGTGAGGTGTGTGGCAGAAGTGACCGTGAGGATCGCCTGCTGCTCTGTGATGGCTGTGATGCAGG gtatcACATGGAATGCCTAAATCCTCCTCTCAGTGAAGTCCCTGTAGATGAATGGTTCTGTCCAGCCTGTGCCCCTATgggtgccagtgctgctgcag ATACAGATCATGTCAGTGAGGAGGAGGTGGCTGCCCTCGTGGCCGATGTTGTCCCCACCACCAGTAGGCTGCGCCCTCATGTCCGAACCCGAGCCATAGCAAGGACGCGGCAGAGCGAACGTGTGCGGGCGACAGTGAACAGGAACCGGATAACAACAGCACAGCGAATTCAG CACGTGCCAAGGTACCTCATGTCATCTCTTCTGGATGAAACAATTGAGGCAGTTGTAGCAGGCCTAAACACAGCCATCTACCAGCGTCCTCTTACACCACGGGCTCCTACtaggcagaaaagaaaaacag GTAGGCGGAAGAAAGtgagaggcaaaaaaagaacTCAGACAAAATCTGCTGGAAAGAAGAGTTCAGGGACACAGCTGAAGAGACACAAGCGTCTGACAAagaagagaagggggaaaaagacaAGAGTAAGATCCCAT GCGAAAAATGAGGTTTCTACTCGCTCCCGTATTGCAAGAACTCTTGGTCTCAGTAAACCTGTGCGTGGGGCTTCTCTTCCTTCCATGTACAGACCCCTGGAGCCCTCACTTGGTCTGATGAGAGCAGATATTGGTGCAGCTTCTCTGTCTGTGTTTGGGGATCCATACGAGTTGGATCCTTATGAAAG TAATGAAGAGGTTCCAGCACATCCAGATTCACCAGTGAGTGCCAAAAGGAGAATTCTCTCCCAGTCAGCACTGAGATCTCACCGTCCTGTAGCTAGACCCATTTCTGTGGGACTTCCCAG AAGCAGTGTACCTGCCCTGAGTCCTGAGCAAGAAGCAgaagctgctcctgtgcctgatCTGTTGGGAAGTATCCTGTCTGGACAGAGCTTACTCATGATGAGTAGTTCAGATGTGGTCATCAACAGAGATGGTTCACTGACAGCAAAGAAGGCAG TTCCACTTCATAGAAAATCAGCGAGTGACTCAAGAGTGGATGATGGTTCAGGGCATAACACCCAACCGAGTACAGTGCACTCAGGGACCACGGCAAGTAGCTCCATTGCTGGACCTTCCATTTCCTCGGGGTTGAGTACTCACACCAGACCCTTCTCCTCAAGCTTGTTTTCATCGCCTTCACCCTCACTGAGTAGGATTGAGTCTGCAGCAAACCCTGCACAGACTGCATCAGAAAAGGCAACTATAAAATCAGAATATTCAATGGCACCCAGGTCTGTTCAGACTCAGAACATAGCTACTTTGATTAGGCATAGCTCCAAGCTAGATGAAATGCCCAGATTTAATGGAAAATCTAAAAGCTTTGTACCCAGTGACTCATCTTCAAAGCCCCTGCACTGTAACTTGAATTCTGGCCCAAAAGCTGTAAGTGTGAGGCCGCCATTAAAACCACCTTCCAAGAGAATTGACATCTTTGAGCTTCCCAGGATaccaaagattaaaaaagaaaccagcagCAAGCAGGTGGAGCAGGAACCCACAGGAAGCCAAAGCTGTGACATCCCCAGCTCCTGTATAACCCAGCTGACTGGCAAAGAAAGCACTAATCAGCCGGGAAAGGGTAGCAAGGTGGAAAGTCAGAAGTCAAATTCCAAGGAACCTCAGCAGCAGACACGTACAAGTGGGGTGTCTTTTTCTACCAGTACTGGCGTGTATAGCAGTTCATCACTACTGGGCACTTCCAGGAGCAAAGGCCCAGGCTCTTTCGAGAGTTTTAAAATCAATATTCCTGGAAATGCCGGACCTCCAAGCAGGCTGTCTAACCCAGGATTTTGTAACACCTTCCGTCCTGTGGATGATGTGCAACAGAAAGAGAGTCCTTCACCTCTTTTCTCAGTTAAGAAAAAGCAGGTCAAAAGTGAAATATATGATCCCTTTGAGCCAACAGGATCAGATTCAAGTTCAGCAAACAGCAGTCCTGAAAGGCTTGGCTCAGGGATCCCACTGACTAATATTACCAGGACTATTTCCATTGACAATCCAAAAGTTCAAACATTTCAAACTGTCCGTCGTTTCACCCCTTACAGGgtagaaaatatatttggatCTGAGGCTGACTCTGATGTACCGTCTGGTAACACAGAGTCTCGTGATGATGTGGCAGTAGAAAGCAGGATTGTAGAACAGATCTCTGATACAGAGGAACGAGACAATATGGATGAGGATGATTTCCTAAGCAGTCCTTGCACTTCATCTACTGTTAAGCAAATTTCTAATACAGAGTGtgtaaaggaggaaaacaaagagggaCCTAATGTGTTCTTTAATGCTGAAGAATTGATTAGACCTAACATTAATGTGAAACTAGAACCAGATAGTCCCTCAAAGACTGATGGGCAGCAGAAAGTCCAAAAGGTAGAACAAACAGAGAGGCGATCACGTTCCAGATCCTGTTCTAACTCCAGCTCCCGGagcaagaaaaaattgaaaaggaaaaaagcactCGTCAAAGAGCGTAAGAGATCGCGTTCAGAGTCTAGGGACAGAGCACACTCAAGGGACCGAAGCTCCAGATCTTCCTCTTGGTCAGCTGGAGAAGAGCGTGACAAAACATACACACTGAAATCCAAGAGCAGGAGATCTTCTACTGACCGTTCTAGCAGTCATGAACGgtctaaaaaaaagaaagtgaaggatAAAACCAAggataaaaaggcaaaaacttCTTGGTCTAGGGAGAGAAGGAAGTCTAGGTCACGATCAGGTAGTCCTGGAAGTACTTCTGAGTTTtatgaaaataggaaaaagaaaagacgGTCACGATCAAGATCAAGACGGAGGGACCATTCCCGGTCAAATAGCACTGAGAGGACTAAAAGGCGGAAGCACAGGAGAGACAAAAGCTATGAGAGGTATGATAAAGACAGTAGCTTGAGGtcaagagacagaaagagatCCAGATCCAGATCTCGGGAGAGGAGAAAGTGGAGGTCTCGGTCTCGTTCTGCAACTCGATCTTGGGAGCACAAAAGCAGCAAATCAAAGGACAAAAGACCACGATCACGATCACgttccaaagaaaaaaaacacagatcAAAAGAGACCTCACTTCCTCCTCCACCAGAAAAGGATCAAAAGCCTGCCCTTGAAAATTTGAGCCGATGTCCGGAGCAACCCCATTCTCTCAAACAAGAGCCAAAGGATGAGTTAGTGCTAGAAGAGCTTTCCATTACGATTGAACCAAAAGTCCAGCTTGAGGAAATACAGACTGAGACTACAGTTCAGCTGCAAGAGGTCCAAGAAACTATAAAGGTGGAGCCCATCTGTCAGGAAGTGGCCAATGAAACTGCATTCCCTGTGCCAGAGATCACAAACATTTGTGTTCCAACTGGCAATGTGGATTCTTTTGCTGAAACAGAATTATTGAGTAGCACTGATCAAGCAATGCTTAGTAGCTGTGGCAATGCAAACGTAGAGATTACagttaaaatagaaaatacagcATTATGTCCATCTCTGATGGACCAACCTCCAAAGAAAGAAGTTATCATGCACCTTCCAAATGAGGCTGCACCAATTCAAAGCTTGTCGAAAAGCAAAATTACAGATTGTGTGAGGGAAGTTAAAGAGGAGTGCCTTGTGTCAAATGAGAAAACAAGTAATTTCACTAAGCCTGAACTGGAAGTGGTACCTCAGGGTCCAGCCTTGAAATCAAAAGCACCAGTGAAAAGAGTTACCTGGAATCTTCAAGAGGAAGAAGGCAGCACACTGTCctctggaaaagctccaa GGATGCCATTTTACAAACTTCAGCGAGCAAAAGAAGGGGCCTGGAAAGCAGAGGACTTGAACCAAACGTTAAATCAG GTGTACTGTCAAAATATCCCTTTGACGCCACCTCTGCCCTCCAGCCTTCCCCCCTACGCCCCGGTCAGCCAGCCCACAGTCCAGTTTATCATGCAGGGAAGTCTTCCAGCACTTGGCTGTGTGGCAGGACAGAGCCTCACTCCGGAGCCGGGCAGCCTGGCTACTGCATCCGAGCCAGGAATCCAAGCTGCTTCTGTtggaaatgcagaagaaaagatcCAAGCACCCAAACCTCCTGTGGATAAAACAAAAAACGAGGAA TATATGAAGAAGCTTCACATGCAGGAAAGGGCTGTGGAAGAAGTGAAACTTGCCATCAAACCATTTTACCAGAAGAGGGAGATTACAAAGGAGGAATACAAGAACATCCTTCGAAAAGCAGTGCAGAAG ATCTGTCACAGCAAAAGTGGAGAGATCAACCCTATGAAGGTGGCTAATCTGGTGAAGGCATATGtggaaaaatacaaacataTGAGGAAACATAAGAAGACTGATGGTGAAGATATACGTGAAGTGGAAAACTGA